Proteins encoded together in one Falco peregrinus isolate bFalPer1 chromosome 2, bFalPer1.pri, whole genome shotgun sequence window:
- the TSPAN5 gene encoding tetraspanin-5 isoform X2: MILLAFCLPAYGGSSCTPPGNRARRFPALKCLSTNARSMGNTQEQLEICVQSQGHDLTAVTGHLIRKRKSMRPCTDSWREPHDHRPWFSRGTSATLTSAGKTTQRGTHSLGGSCRALMITYGCRCWRSQQGKWQCCGAFGADDWNLNIYFNCTDSNASRERCGVPFSCCTKDPAEDVINTQCGYDARQKPEVDQQIVIYTKGCVPQFEKWLQDNLTIVAGIFIGIALLQIFGICLAQNLVSDIEAVRASW, encoded by the exons GATTCTGCTTGCCTTTTGCCTGCCTGCCTATGGTGGATCCTCTTGCACGCCTCCTGGTAATCGAGCACGCAGGTTTCCTGCTCTGAAATGCCTGTCCACCAACGCACGCAGCATGGGGAATACACAGGAACAATTAGAGATCTGTGTGCAGTCACAGGGCCATGACCTCACTGCAGTTACAG gccacctgatcaggaagaggaagtcGATGAGGCCTTGTAcagacagctggagggagcctcatgatcacaggccctggttctcacgggggacttcagccaccctgacatctgctggaaagacaacacagcGAGGCACACACAGcctaggaggttcctgcagagcgTTGATGATAACTTATGGATGCAGGTGCTGGAGGAGCCAACAAGGCAAG TGGCAGTGCTGTGGGGCTTTTGGAGCTGATGACTGGAACCTTAATATTTACTTCAATTGCACAGATTCCAATGCAAGTCGGGAGCGCTGTGGAGTGCCATTCTCTTGCTGCACTAAAGACCCTGCT GAAGATGTTATTAATACTCAGTGTGGCTACGATGCAAGGCAAAAACCA GAAGTTGATCAGCAGATTGTTATCTACACTAAAGGCTGCGTCCCTCAGTTTGAGAAATGGTTGCAGGACAATCTTACCATAGTTGCCGGTATATTCATTGGGATAGCATTACTGCAG ATATTTGGGATATGCTTAGCCCAGAATTTGGTTAGTGACATTGAGGCTGTCAGAGCCAGCTGGTAA